From Salinicola endophyticus:
ATGCGGTGGCGGGCGCGAGCGTCCTCGAGATTGTCGAAGGCGCGCGCCAGCTTCCAGCGACCGCGATACTCGAACGAGAGTACCGGGATTTCGCGGCCGCTGATCAGTTCGAAGGCGAGAATCACCATCTCCTCGACGTCCTGCAGCGTCATCAGCAGGTCGTTGTCATTCTCGATCGCCGCCATGACGCGCTCGATGAAGTTCTCGTCCCGCGCCACGCCGTAGCGCGGATCGGGCGCACGGCCTTCGAAACGCTCGCGCAGCAGGGTGATGGCCTGGGGGGCGAGGTCGAACAGCTCGCCGAACTGCGGCTCGACACGCTCGCGGTAGGTGGTGAACAGATCGCTGATGCGCGCATGCAGGCCGACCCGGCGATAGACCTCGATCTGGCCGATCAGGCGCGCGCTCTCGGGATCGTCGAGCAGCTCCAGCGCGGCCAGCTCGACCCCCGCCGGCGACAGGTCCTGCTTGCGCAGCAGCATGGCCGCGGCCTCGCGGCGGCGGGCGTCGCCGTCGAGGCTTTCGACGATCAGGTTGCGGGTCGCCAGGAGCAGCTCCGGCAGCGTCTTGATCACTCGCTCGATGCGCTGCGAGGTGCGCTCGACGCGTCGCCCGCGGGTCAGATGATGGATCAGGTTGGCGAGTACGCCGAAGATGCCGGTGATCACCGTGAACGAGATGAAGAAGATGTAATTCTCGATCGTCGGCGCCTTGCCGTAGCCGAGCAGGTAGCCGCCCCAGGCGCCGAGCAGGGTCACCGGGCCGGCGGTCCAGAGTATCTGCAGCAGGCTCACGGTCCACGGCACTTTCTCCACCGCGGCGGTGATACGACGGATCTCGTCGTGCCCTTCGCGCTCCAGACGCACCTGGGGGGTGTCGCTGGCGGCGGCATGGGGGCGGCGGCGAAGCGTGGGGGGGATCAACGAGAGCAAGCTTGCTCCTTGCAAACGACAGCGGACAGAGCGGGCGGCGGCTAACTTAGCACCCCAGGTCGAGCGTCGCCAGCGCTGTTGCCGAGCATGCTAGGATGGGGCCAATCGAACGGAGGAACGCCATGCTGACTGCTTGGGTCGAACAGCTGCTGGGGTATGCCAGCGGCGCCCTCGAGGCAATTCGCGACAACGAACACTACCCGGCACTGATGGCATGGGCACGCACGCAAGGGGCCGAGCAGTGCGGTGGCAGTCTGGACATGGCTCAGGCGCTGGCGCCGATCATCTGGAACCAGACGCCGCTGGTGCGGCGCCAGTTCGACTGCGAGCCGCTGGCCGAACCGCGGCCCGACGAACCCTGCTGGTGCGATTCGGGCCGCGCCTACCGCGACTGCTGCCTGCGGGTGGAGCTGCCCAGTGTGGTGCCCACGCATCTGATGTGGATGCTGTCGCTGCGCGAATGGCGCGGCGAGACGCTGAAAGCCGCGCTGGAAAGCCGCAAGGCACCGGCGCAGGCGCTGCTCGAGGCGGGTATCGTCTCCGCCGAGAGCGGCAACAATGGCCGCGCCCAGCAGATTCTCGAGTCGCTGTTTGCTGGCGAGCGCGACTGGCAGGCGCTGGCCGAGCAGATCGAGCCGGCCTTCGAGATCCTGATCGATCTCTACCAGGAGCGCGGATTCCTGCGCAAGCGTGCAGCGCTGATCGAGCGGGTCATCGCCAGTGGCCCTGACTTTCTCAGCGGGGCGGCCTACGAGCGGCTGTGTCTGATGCATCTCGACAGCGGTGACCTGGCCAGTGCCCGCGAGGCCTTTCAGAACGCCCAGCGTACCCTGCCGGACTCCCCCTCGCTGGCCTATATCGAAGCCATGGTGCTGCTGCACGAGGGCAACGTGGGCAAGGCGCGTCAGCGCGCGGCCTTCTGGTGGCGGCGGTTGGCGCGCCAGCACCAGGCCGATCCCGATCAGCTCGACTTCATCGCCGAGCTGGCCGACGACCCCGAGTCGACCCTGGCCGAACAGGTGATCAACTCCGAAGAGGCGCTGGCCGGTCCGCTGACCGCGCTGCAGGCGCTGCTCCACACCCAGCAGCGTCCGCCGCGGCTGGTGTTGTCGCGCTCGCCGGAGGGCGCGCTGCTCTATGAGCCCAGCCGGCGCGAAGCGTCACTCTACGCCGGCTGGATCGAGGCCTGCGAGGTCGAGATCGACGAGGACGCCGCACTCGGCTTTCTCGGCGACCCCTGGGTCACTGCGCCGCAGTGGCTGCAGGGGTTATGCGCCAACCCGGAATGGCTCGATGCGCCCAAGGTGATGCAGGCACTGACCCTCGCGCTGGCGAGCCGCTTCGGCAGCCTGCCGTGGATGGTCGACACCTTCTTCACGCCGCTGGCCGAGCGCTACGCTGCCTGGTTGACTCAGCTCGAGGATGCCGGCGGTACCTTCTCCTGGCACGACGCTGACAATGCCACGCTGCTGCGCACCGGCCTGGCGCTGGTGATCGGGATGGAGCGCGGTGCCGGTCCCCAGGCGCGAGCGCTGGCGCAGCGGCTGCTGGCGCTGGATGCCGAGGATAGCCTGGGCCTGCGCGAGCTGGTGATCGATCAGCTGCTGCGCGAGGGCAACGACGACCAGGCGCTGGCGGTGAGCGAGGCCGGGCCGGAGGGGGCCGACATGCTCGGGGTACAGATGGGGCGGGTGCTGGCGCTCTATCGTCTGGCCCGCCACGACGACGCGCGCGCGGTGCTTGGTGAGGTGTGTGCGGCCAACCCCTATATCGTGCGCGTACTGTGCGAGGAGCGCCCACGTCCGGCGCGCCTGAGCGTCGATATGCCCGAGCCCGGCACCCGCGCCGAGGCTTGGCAGTATCGCCAACTGATGCGCGACCAGTGGGCCGCCTCGGACGGCGCGCTGGAGTGGCTCTCGCGTCAGAGTTGCGCGCGCGCCGGCGAGAGCCGCCGCAGCCGCTGATCCCCCACGGGAGGCCGCCGGCTCAGCGCGCCGGCGTGTCGCGTGCGCCACCGAGTGCCGGCAGGCGTCGTCCCAGCCACCACGCCAGGGCGATCGCCGGCACCCCGAGCAGTCCGCTCAGCACGAAGAAGGGCGCGAAGCCCAGATTGGCCACGGCGACCCCCGAAAAGCCGCCGATGAATTTGCCCGGCAGTGTCATCAGCGACGAGAACAGCGCATATTGGGTCGCGGTGTAGGCGCGTGAAGTAAGGCTCGACAGGAAGGCGATGAACACCGTGCTGGCGAGACCGTTGGCAAGATTGTCACCGGTGATGGTGAGCACCAGCAGTGGCAGGCTCTGCCCGCCGAGGGCCAGCACCGCGAACGCCATGTTGGTCAGCGCCACCGCGATACCGCCGACCACCAGCATACGCGCCAGGCCGTAGCGCACCACCAGTAGCCCGCCGAGCACGCCGCCACCGATAGTCATGGCGACGCCGAAGACCTTGGTCACACTGGCGATCTCGCTCTTGCTGAAGCCCAGGCTGAGATAGAGCGGATTGGCCATCGCTGCCATCACGATGTCGCCGATACGGTAGATCGCCACGAACAGCAGCAGGGCGAAGGCCAGGCGTGCGTAGCGCTGGAAGAAGTCCGCCACCGGACAGACCACCGCGGCGATCAGCCATACTCCAGCGCGGCGCTGCCACTCGGGGCGCGAGGCGCCGGCGCGCAGGAAGCGCCTGACCCGCGGATGGAACAGCACCCGGCCCAGCCCCTGCTGGCGCGGCGGCTCGGGGCGCAGCAGCACCGTGAGCATGCCGATGCCGACCAGTGCCGCCATGCTCAGATAGGCCACCGACCAGGAAGCGGCGTCGGCGATATACAGCGCCCCGGCGCCAGCGACGATGATGCCGATGCGATAGCCGATGATGTAGGTCGATGCCATCGCCGCCTGGATCTCGGCCTCCCCTGATTCGATACGGTAGGCGTCGATGACGATATCCTGGGTCGCTGCGCCGAAGGCGGTGAGCAGGGCGAAGGCGGCGACCAGCGGCAGATGCCCCAGCGGATCGACCCCGGAAAGACCGAACAACCCGGCGGCGATCAGCGCCTGCCCCAGCAGCATCCAGCTGCGCCGCTGGCCGAGTGCACGCCCCAGCAGCGGCAGGCGCACGCGGTCGACGATCGGCGCCCAGAACAGCTTGATCGAGTAGAGCATGCCGATCCAGCTGAAGAAGCCGATGGCGGCGACGTCGACGCCGCTGTCCTCGAGCCAGGCAGTCAGGGTGGAGAACACCAGGAGATAGGGCAGGCCCGCGGAAAACCCCAGAAACAGCAGGGTGATGACCGGGGCGCGCAGATAGACCCGGCACGATGTCAGCCAGTCGCGTGGCTCGCGTTGCATGCAACCTCCAGATAGGGTCCGCCGTGTTGCGGGCGGACGTGGTGACGCGAAAAATGCTACTCTAGCCGATCGTGTCGCGTCTGGCGCGGGGGATCTGGTTACCACGCTGCCCCGTCCGGACACGCCACGCGATTGTGATCGCGATCAGGAAGACGAGCATGACCACGGAGTCGATGAAGGATGGCGACGCGCTGCCGCGCTGGTACGTGATCCAGTGCAAGGGCGGTGAGTCGTTTCGCGCCAGCGAACATCTGGACAACCAGGGCTATGAGGTGTTCCACCCGGTGCTGGAAGTGCAGCGCCGTCGCCGCGGCAAACTGATCTGGGTGGCTGAGCCGCTGTTTCCCCACTATCTGTTCATTCGCCTCGACCGCCTCGCCAGCAACTGGCGTCCGATTCGCTCCACCCGTGGCGTGCTGCGGCTGGTCGGCTTCGGCCACGAGCCGGTGGCGGTGCAGGATGCGCTGATCACGACCCTGCGCGACCGGGTCGCCGCCGATACCAGCCGCGAGCGCGCCAACGTCTACTACCGGCGTGGCGACCTGGTGGAGATCACCGACGGGCCGTTTCGCGCCCTGCAGGCGGTATTCGACGCCCAGAAGGGCGAGGAGCGGGCCATCGTGCTGCTCAACCTGCTGCAGCAGACCCAGCGGCTTGAGCTGCCGGTAGAGGCGCTGCGCAAGCCGGTTTCCTAGGCACTGGCTGAAAAGTACTGCGCTCGCCCATGTGGCGTTAAAAATCGGCTCAAAATGCTCATTTACACCCCGTAAACTGGAGCGCCAGCCCGGTCCGTTTTCGCCGATTTTTGCCTTGCCTGGCCTTCGCTCGTAGACTTTTCAGACAGCACCTAGGCACTGGCTGAAAAGTACTGCGCTCGCCGACTTTTCGTACAAACCCCAGGGTTGGCAAGAGACGCCGCCCAGATTCATCTCTTTCCAGGAACGACCTTCAGGAACGACCCATGACGGCAATGACCATCACCTCCGGGCGTGTCGCCACACTGCACTACCGCTTGTGCGATGCCGACGGGCGCATCCTCGACGACTCCCGCGCGCGCCAGCAGCCGCTGAGTTATCTGCATGGCCATGGCAACCTGTTCGCGGCGCTCGAAGCGCACCTGGTGGATGCTGCGCCCGGCGCGCAGAGGCGCGTGACGCTGAGCCCGGCGGAGAGCTATGGCGAGCGTGACGAAGCGCTGATCAGCGAGACCGCGCGCAGCGCCTTTCCCCTCGACCAGCCGCTGCATGCGGGCGCGCGCTTTCAGGCTCAGGGGCCGGAGGGGCCACATACGGTGACGGTGATCGCCGCCGATGCCGACAGCGTCACCGTGGATGCCAACCATCCGTTGGCGGGGCAGACGCTGAGCTACGAGATCGAGGTCCTCGACGTGCGCGAGGCCACCCGCGCCGAGCGGGTCAAGGGGCATCCCCTGCCGCCGGGGACTTCACACACCGAGGTCGAGGACCGCAAGCAGGTCTGAGAGGGAATTTACGACAGGCCTGCACTCGCCGAATTTGTAAAAACCCTATGGGTGGGCGCCGCCGATCGCGTGGCACTCAACGTGTCACCCACCAGCGCTGATACCAGGCCGCCATCACCTGTTCCGGATAGGTAGTGCGTCCCAGGCTGCCATTGTAGCGGGCCAGGGCGCGGGTCCAGTCGCCATTCTCGCGGGACAGGTAGTGGGCGAGGATGGTGCAGCCGTAGCGCAGGTTGGTGGCGACATCCGTCAGATCGTCCCGGGGGCGGCCGATTTCATCTTTCCAGAACGGCATCACCTGCATCAGTCCTCGGGCACCGACGGGCGAGCGAGCCGTGGGGCGAAAGCGGCTCTCGACGTCGATCAGGGCCAGTACCAGTTCGGGCGGCAGGGCGGCGCGGCGCGCCTCGGCGTGAATGCGCTGCAGCAGGCTCAAGCGTGCCTGACGATCGGGATAGGCCGCTGGTTGGCGCCGGGCCAGGCGCGACTGCATGTCGAGCAGCCAGACCTGGGCATCGAAGTGGTCGCCGCTGTTGGGTTCCGCGGCCATCGCCTGCGCCAGCGTGCCGGCAAGCGCTCGCCCGGTCAGGCGATGATCAGCCCAGGCGCTCGGCGAGGAACGCATCGAGGTTCTCGACGGCGACCATGGTGACTTCGCTGTCGCGGCGCCCCTTGTACTCCAGTTCGCCGTTGTCCAGGCCGCGGTCGCCGATCACCAGGCGGTGGGGGATGCCCATCAGCTCTTGATCGGCGAACTTGACCCCGGGGCGCAGATCGCGGTCGTCGAGCAGCACATCGATACCGGCGGCGGTGAGGCGGGTGTAGAGCGCCTCGGCGGTATCGCGTACACGCTCTGACTTGTGTGCGTTCATCGGCACGATCGCCAGCTGGAACGGGGCGATGGCGTCGGGCCAGATGATGCCGCCGGCGTCGTGGTTCTGCTCGATGGCGGCGGCGACCACGCGGGTGATGCCGATGCCATAGCAGCCCATGTGCAGCGTGGCGGGCTGACCGTTGTCACCCAGCACGGTGGCGTTCATCGCCTGCGAGTACTTCTGACCCAGCTGGAACACGTGGCCGACCTCGATGCCGCGGGTGATGGCAAGGGTACCCTGGCCGTCCGGCGAGGGGTCGCCCTCGACCACGTTGCGCAGGTCGGCGACCTCGGGCAGCGGTAGATCGCGCTCCCAGTTGATCCCGAACAGGTGCTGGTCATCGATGTTGGCGCCGGCGCCGAAATCGCTCATCAGTGCCACGCTGCGGTCGACGATCAGCGGCATCGGCAGCCCCACCGGACCCAGCGAGCCGGGGCCGGCGCCCACCGCGGCGCGAATCTCGCTCTCTTCGGCCATGGTCAGCGGCGCCTTGACCTGGGGCAGGTGCTCTGCCTTGATCTCGTTGAGCTGATGGTCGCCGCGCACCATCAGGGCCACCAGTCCGCCCTCGGCGCCGTGCACGATCAGCGTCTTGACCGTCTTCTCGATCGGCAGGTCGAACCCTTCGACCAGCGCTGCAATGGTGCGCACGCCGGGGGTGGGCACCTGGCGCAGGCTCTCCTGCGGCGCTGCGCGCTCGGCCCCCACCGGGGGCAGCGCTTCGGCCTTCTCGATATTGGCGGCGTAGTCCGAGCCGGTAGAGAAGATCACGGCGTCTTCGCCGGAGTCGGCGAGAACGTGGAACTCGTGGGAGCCGGTGCCGCCGATCGAGCCGTTATCGGCGAGCACGGCGCGGAAGTCGAGCCCCAGACGGGTGAAGATACGCACGTAGGCGTCGTACATCTTCTGATAGGAGCGCGCCAGCCCGGCCTCGTCGACGTCGAAGGAGTAGGCGTCCTTCATGATGAACTCGCGCGAGCGCATGACGCCGAAGCGCGGACGGATCTCGTCGCGGAACTTGGTCTGGATCTGATAGAAGTTGGTCGGCAGCTGCTTGTAGCTCGACAGCTCGCGCCGCACCAGATCGGTGATCACCTCTTCATGCGTCGGGCCGACGCAGTAGTCGCGCTGATGACGATCCTTGAGACGCAAAAGCTCCGGACCGTACTCCTCCCAGCGCCCCGACTCCTGCCACAGTTCGGCCGGCTGCACCGCCGGCATCAGCACTTCCTGGGCACCGGCCCGGTCCATCTCCTCGCGCACGATGCGCTCGACCTTGCGCAGGGTGCGCAGACCCACTGGCAGCCAGGTATAGAGCCCCGAGGTCAGACGGCGGATCATGCCGGCCCGCAGCATCAGCTGATGGCTGATGATTTCCGCATCCGCCGGCGTTTCCTTGAGGGTCGAGATCTGTAGTTGGCTGGCGCGCATGGCGTGTTCGTTCCTGTATTCAGCAGCGATGTCCGGGATCGGCGGCGAGCCGACTGCGGCCCGGGGGTGAGTCGATCATGAGCCGGCCAGTATAGAGATGGCAGCCGCCCACGGGGAGGGGGCCGGGCAAAATCCCCTGGGGTGTCGACGCGAGTTCGGCCTAGCCACAGGTCTACCTGCCGCATGGCGGATTCTTTTCTATAGTGAATTCAGGGTCGCGACCGACATCGCCCGCCGGGCGAGCGGTGGCATTCACGGAGGCCGTCGTTGGCGACCCGCGGCGGTGGAGAGGCGCGTCATGATCAACCATGTCTGGGGACTTCTCACGCATCCCAATCGCGAGTGGCAGGAGATCAGCAGCGAGAACGAGACCGTTTCCCACCTCTATGGACACCACGTGCTGATACTGGCAGCGGTGCCGGTGGTGTGCTCGTTCATCGGTACCACGCTGGTGGGGTGGCACTTCGGCACCGCGGAGACCGGCCTGGCGGAGCGCGTGCAGGTGGCGCCCTCCACCGCGGTCCTGCTCGCGATCATCTTCTATGCTCTGATTCTGGCCGCGGTCTGGCTGATGGGTAACGTGGTGCACTGGCTGGCCCGGCGCTATCCGTCGCGACCAAGCCTCAATCGCTGCGTGGTGTTCGCCGGCTATATGGCGACACCGATGTTTCTGAGCGGTATCGTCGCCCTCTATCCCATTGTCTGGCTGTGCCTGCTCGCGGGTATCGTCGGTCTCTGCTATACCGCCTATCTGCTGTTCGCCGGGCTGCCGTCGTTTCTCGGCATCGACCGCGGCGAGGGCCTGCGCGCTTCCAGTGCGGCCCTGGCGATCGGTATCCTGGTACTGGAGGCGCTGCTGGCGCTGACCGTCCTGCTGTGGAGCTACGGTGCCGCGCTGGTGTGATCGGCCGGGTGCCAGGCGCCTGCCGCACCGGCGTCTGCCACCCTAGGCGTTCCCGACGCCCGTCGTCTGCGGCGGGCGTCTTCGTCTTGCCGGCGGTAGACGTCGAGCTTGCGTTACATTAGGTTAAGGCCCGACCTTTATCGCGGGATCCAACGATGTCACTGATCAACGCCAGGCGTGCCACCGCCATCGCGCTCGCTGCCAGCTTGACGCTCTCGCTCGCCGGCTGCGGCACGCTGTTCTACCCCGAACGCAAGGGCCAGTTGCCGGGGCGTATCGACCCCGGTGTGGCCATCGCCGATGGCATCGGCCTGCTGTTCTTCATCGTGCCCGGGGTGATCGCCTACGCTATCGACTTCTCCAACAACACCATCTATCTCCCCAGCGAGGCGGGGGCGGGTATCGATGCCACCCATCTCGACGACCCTGCCGATACCGCCCAGGTCGATGCACTGCTGGCCTCGCGCGGGCTTCCGCAGGGCTGGCAGGGCGAGGTGGTACGGGTCGAACGGCCGCGAGATCTGGGTCAGGCGCTGGCCTGGATCGAGACGTCGCGGATCGATCTCGCCGCGCGCTGAGTCTCGGCGGCGAGACCCGCCTCGCGCTCTTGGCAGTGTCTGGCTCTGCTAAGCTCTCAGGCAGAGGCGCGGCGGCGCTCCAACGCTATCACTGCCACGGTTTGGGGTGGCGGGTAGTCGCCAACCGGGCTGGCCGCCGCGCTCGACGCCGTTTTGAGAGAGAGAGCGCATGCGCACCTTCGAGTGTCACTGCTGTCAGCCGCCGAGCCGGCTGTTCTTCGACAATACCCGCTGTACCGTGTGCCAGGCCGAGGTCGGTTGGTGTCCGGTGTGCTGCAGCGTGACGGCGCTGATCCCGCAGGGGACGGACTATCGCTGCGCCAACCCTGTCTGCGCTGTGACCCTGGTCAAGTGCTTCAACAATGCCCACCACGGCGTCTGCAACCGCCTGCTGACACCGCTGGAAGCGTCCCGCTACCAGAGCCTGTGCGACTGCTGTCGCCACAATACGGTGATTCCCGATCTCTCCATCGACGGCCACCGCGAGCGCTGGGCAGCGCTGGAGGCGGCCAAGCGAAGGCTGTTCTACACCCTGGACCTGATGGGCCTGCCGCACCCGGCGCCGCAGGACGCCGCACCGCTGCCGCTGCGCTTCGCCTTCATGGCCGACGCCCTGCCGGACCAGGGGCTATGGCGCGCCACGGACAGTGGCGACAAGGTGTATACCGGGCATGCCGAGGGGTTGATCACGATCAATCTCAAGGAGGCCGATGACGTCGAGCGCGAGCGCCTGCGGGTCGACCTCGACGAGCCCCAGCGGACCCTGATCGGTCATTTTCGCCACGAGATCGGCCACTACTACTGGGATCTGCTGATCAAGGGGCGCGAGGAGGCGGCGAGTCGGGCCGTGTTCGGCGATCACGACGCGCCTCCCTACGCCGAAGCGCTGGAGCGCTACTATGCCGAGGGTCCAGTAGCGGACTGGCGCGCGCGCTATGTGTCGGCCTACGCCACCATGCACCCATGGGAGGATTTCGCCGAGACCTTCTCGCTCTACGAGGACATCGTGTCGGTGCTCGACACCGCCGGCGACCTGGGACTGCCCAAGGTGACGCTGGATAGCGGTATCGATGCCATGATTGTGGTCTTCCAGCGGGTCGGTGTGGGTCTCAACGAACTCAACCGAGAAATGGGGCTGCTCGACGTGGTGCCGGTGATCATCACCCCGGCGATCCGCGACAAGCTCGCCTATGTCCACGATCTGGTGACCCGCGCAGCGACGTCGCCGCGCGGGTGAGGGTGGCGCTCAATCGTCGTCGTCGCCGAGGGTACGTTCCTGGGTGCTGGCGCTCTTGACCGGACGCACCACGAAGTAGGCACCGGCAATCGCTTCGTGCAGGTTGTTGAAGCCGATCTGGAACTCGTCGATGAGCTGGTGCAGCTGCTCGGGCGCGCGGGCGAGTGTCTGGACGTCGGCTTCGGCGACTTCGGCGCGCACCAGCGTTGCCACCGCCAGCGGCCGGTCGTGGTTGGGCAGGGACTGCAGCTCCCAGCTCACCTCCTCGAGGCTGCGCAGCACCGAGCGCGGCAGATCGTGATCCTGGAGCAGGAAACGCAGCACATCGGGCCCGCGCACTCTGAGTCTCACCGCCTGGCGATACATCTGGTAGGCGGTGAGCGACTTGAGCACGCTCATCCACTGCAGATGCTCGAACGGGATCAGCTCTTCCGGGCTGCGTGGCAGCAGATTGTCGGAACGAACGTCGAGGATCCGCGTGGTCATGTCGGCGCGCTCCAGATGCCGTCCCAGCGAGAGAAAGGTACGTGCCTCGGTGTGGCTGAGGGTACCTTCTATCAATCCGGTCAGGGTCTGGCAGGCACGCACCACGCTCTTGAGGAAGGCGTCACGATGGCGTGGTTTCAGGCCAGCCTGGGTCTGCTCCTGGATATCCAGGTAGCACT
This genomic window contains:
- a CDS encoding SEC-C metal-binding domain-containing protein, which encodes MLTAWVEQLLGYASGALEAIRDNEHYPALMAWARTQGAEQCGGSLDMAQALAPIIWNQTPLVRRQFDCEPLAEPRPDEPCWCDSGRAYRDCCLRVELPSVVPTHLMWMLSLREWRGETLKAALESRKAPAQALLEAGIVSAESGNNGRAQQILESLFAGERDWQALAEQIEPAFEILIDLYQERGFLRKRAALIERVIASGPDFLSGAAYERLCLMHLDSGDLASAREAFQNAQRTLPDSPSLAYIEAMVLLHEGNVGKARQRAAFWWRRLARQHQADPDQLDFIAELADDPESTLAEQVINSEEALAGPLTALQALLHTQQRPPRLVLSRSPEGALLYEPSRREASLYAGWIEACEVEIDEDAALGFLGDPWVTAPQWLQGLCANPEWLDAPKVMQALTLALASRFGSLPWMVDTFFTPLAERYAAWLTQLEDAGGTFSWHDADNATLLRTGLALVIGMERGAGPQARALAQRLLALDAEDSLGLRELVIDQLLREGNDDQALAVSEAGPEGADMLGVQMGRVLALYRLARHDDARAVLGEVCAANPYIVRVLCEERPRPARLSVDMPEPGTRAEAWQYRQLMRDQWAASDGALEWLSRQSCARAGESRRSR
- a CDS encoding AmpG family muropeptide MFS transporter, producing the protein MQREPRDWLTSCRVYLRAPVITLLFLGFSAGLPYLLVFSTLTAWLEDSGVDVAAIGFFSWIGMLYSIKLFWAPIVDRVRLPLLGRALGQRRSWMLLGQALIAAGLFGLSGVDPLGHLPLVAAFALLTAFGAATQDIVIDAYRIESGEAEIQAAMASTYIIGYRIGIIVAGAGALYIADAASWSVAYLSMAALVGIGMLTVLLRPEPPRQQGLGRVLFHPRVRRFLRAGASRPEWQRRAGVWLIAAVVCPVADFFQRYARLAFALLLFVAIYRIGDIVMAAMANPLYLSLGFSKSEIASVTKVFGVAMTIGGGVLGGLLVVRYGLARMLVVGGIAVALTNMAFAVLALGGQSLPLLVLTITGDNLANGLASTVFIAFLSSLTSRAYTATQYALFSSLMTLPGKFIGGFSGVAVANLGFAPFFVLSGLLGVPAIALAWWLGRRLPALGGARDTPAR
- the rfaH gene encoding transcription/translation regulatory transformer protein RfaH — protein: MTTESMKDGDALPRWYVIQCKGGESFRASEHLDNQGYEVFHPVLEVQRRRRGKLIWVAEPLFPHYLFIRLDRLASNWRPIRSTRGVLRLVGFGHEPVAVQDALITTLRDRVAADTSRERANVYYRRGDLVEITDGPFRALQAVFDAQKGEERAIVLLNLLQQTQRLELPVEALRKPVS
- a CDS encoding peptidylprolyl isomerase yields the protein MTITSGRVATLHYRLCDADGRILDDSRARQQPLSYLHGHGNLFAALEAHLVDAAPGAQRRVTLSPAESYGERDEALISETARSAFPLDQPLHAGARFQAQGPEGPHTVTVIAADADSVTVDANHPLAGQTLSYEIEVLDVREATRAERVKGHPLPPGTSHTEVEDRKQV
- a CDS encoding transglycosylase SLT domain-containing protein codes for the protein MRSSPSAWADHRLTGRALAGTLAQAMAAEPNSGDHFDAQVWLLDMQSRLARRQPAAYPDRQARLSLLQRIHAEARRAALPPELVLALIDVESRFRPTARSPVGARGLMQVMPFWKDEIGRPRDDLTDVATNLRYGCTILAHYLSRENGDWTRALARYNGSLGRTTYPEQVMAAWYQRWWVTR
- a CDS encoding proline--tRNA ligase, whose product is MRASQLQISTLKETPADAEIISHQLMLRAGMIRRLTSGLYTWLPVGLRTLRKVERIVREEMDRAGAQEVLMPAVQPAELWQESGRWEEYGPELLRLKDRHQRDYCVGPTHEEVITDLVRRELSSYKQLPTNFYQIQTKFRDEIRPRFGVMRSREFIMKDAYSFDVDEAGLARSYQKMYDAYVRIFTRLGLDFRAVLADNGSIGGTGSHEFHVLADSGEDAVIFSTGSDYAANIEKAEALPPVGAERAAPQESLRQVPTPGVRTIAALVEGFDLPIEKTVKTLIVHGAEGGLVALMVRGDHQLNEIKAEHLPQVKAPLTMAEESEIRAAVGAGPGSLGPVGLPMPLIVDRSVALMSDFGAGANIDDQHLFGINWERDLPLPEVADLRNVVEGDPSPDGQGTLAITRGIEVGHVFQLGQKYSQAMNATVLGDNGQPATLHMGCYGIGITRVVAAAIEQNHDAGGIIWPDAIAPFQLAIVPMNAHKSERVRDTAEALYTRLTAAGIDVLLDDRDLRPGVKFADQELMGIPHRLVIGDRGLDNGELEYKGRRDSEVTMVAVENLDAFLAERLG
- a CDS encoding Yip1 family protein; the encoded protein is MINHVWGLLTHPNREWQEISSENETVSHLYGHHVLILAAVPVVCSFIGTTLVGWHFGTAETGLAERVQVAPSTAVLLAIIFYALILAAVWLMGNVVHWLARRYPSRPSLNRCVVFAGYMATPMFLSGIVALYPIVWLCLLAGIVGLCYTAYLLFAGLPSFLGIDRGEGLRASSAALAIGILVLEALLALTVLLWSYGAALV
- a CDS encoding putative zinc-binding metallopeptidase — protein: MRTFECHCCQPPSRLFFDNTRCTVCQAEVGWCPVCCSVTALIPQGTDYRCANPVCAVTLVKCFNNAHHGVCNRLLTPLEASRYQSLCDCCRHNTVIPDLSIDGHRERWAALEAAKRRLFYTLDLMGLPHPAPQDAAPLPLRFAFMADALPDQGLWRATDSGDKVYTGHAEGLITINLKEADDVERERLRVDLDEPQRTLIGHFRHEIGHYYWDLLIKGREEAASRAVFGDHDAPPYAEALERYYAEGPVADWRARYVSAYATMHPWEDFAETFSLYEDIVSVLDTAGDLGLPKVTLDSGIDAMIVVFQRVGVGLNELNREMGLLDVVPVIITPAIRDKLAYVHDLVTRAATSPRG
- a CDS encoding alpha-E domain-containing protein, with translation MLSRVAENLYWMARYVERAEDTARLISVNSNLLLDMPARAALSWSTLIDITGSEEIFDALYSERSERNVIDFLCLSRDHSGSILSSLANARENLRTTRDVVPREIWEEINQCYLDIQEQTQAGLKPRHRDAFLKSVVRACQTLTGLIEGTLSHTEARTFLSLGRHLERADMTTRILDVRSDNLLPRSPEELIPFEHLQWMSVLKSLTAYQMYRQAVRLRVRGPDVLRFLLQDHDLPRSVLRSLEEVSWELQSLPNHDRPLAVATLVRAEVAEADVQTLARAPEQLHQLIDEFQIGFNNLHEAIAGAYFVVRPVKSASTQERTLGDDDD